From a single Shumkonia mesophila genomic region:
- a CDS encoding co-chaperone GroES codes for MKFVPLQDRILVRRIDVDEKTAGGIIIPDTAKEKPMKGEVIAVGPGARTEKGEILPMEIKAGDHIVFGKWSGTEVKIDGEDLVIMKESDVLGILEESKSARKAA; via the coding sequence ATGAAGTTCGTTCCGCTCCAGGACCGCATTCTCGTGCGGCGCATCGACGTGGACGAGAAGACGGCGGGGGGCATCATCATTCCCGATACCGCCAAGGAAAAGCCGATGAAGGGCGAAGTGATCGCCGTCGGGCCCGGCGCCCGCACCGAGAAGGGCGAGATCCTGCCGATGGAAATCAAGGCGGGGGATCATATCGTCTTCGGGAAGTGGTCCGGCACCGAGGTGAAGATCGACGGCGAGGACCTGGTCATCATGAAGGAATCCGACGTCCTCGGCATTCTTGAGGAATCGAAGTCGGCCCGGAAGGCCGCCTAG
- a CDS encoding Usg family protein translates to MSTMRDLDLRPTAVSFDLYCQATAEIIYRLPDHLDLLQSFVWQHLDMAPDFPVLRRFLDYWEENLDGPIHSVRVERHRLIDPRQVRHASHLMRLQ, encoded by the coding sequence ATGTCGACCATGCGAGATCTCGATCTTCGACCCACCGCCGTTTCCTTCGATCTCTACTGTCAGGCCACGGCAGAAATCATCTACCGCCTGCCCGACCATCTGGACCTTCTGCAAAGCTTCGTCTGGCAGCACCTGGACATGGCGCCGGACTTTCCCGTGCTGCGCCGCTTCCTCGACTACTGGGAGGAAAACCTCGACGGCCCCATCCATTCGGTGCGGGTGGAGCGCCACCGCCTGATCGACCCCCGCCAGGTCCGCCATGCCAGCCATCTGATGCGGCTGCAATAA
- a CDS encoding SDR family oxidoreductase yields the protein MTGDRKAALVTGGARGIGRAVAGRLAGAGYAVAVVDVDVEAGQVAAREIGRGGQGDAIFIRADVAIEADVETAIVAAVRHFGGLDLLVNNAGVNCRKPLAELSLDDWQRVIGTNLTGVFLFAKHAATALKVARGAIVNIASTRALMSEADTEAYAASKGGIVALSHALAVSLGPEVRVNCVSPGWIDVSATRPGGPIRLSTEDHAQHPAGRVGSPEDVADAVLYLAGAGFVTGANLVIDGGMTRKMIYV from the coding sequence GTGACAGGAGACAGGAAGGCCGCCCTGGTCACGGGCGGCGCCCGCGGGATCGGGCGCGCGGTGGCCGGCCGGCTGGCCGGGGCCGGTTACGCCGTGGCCGTCGTCGATGTCGATGTTGAGGCCGGCCAGGTGGCGGCGCGCGAGATCGGGCGGGGCGGCCAAGGCGACGCGATCTTCATCCGGGCCGACGTGGCGATCGAGGCCGACGTCGAGACGGCCATCGTGGCGGCGGTCCGGCATTTCGGCGGCCTCGACCTGCTGGTGAACAACGCCGGCGTCAACTGCCGCAAGCCGCTGGCCGAGCTTTCCCTCGATGACTGGCAGCGGGTGATCGGCACCAACCTGACCGGTGTTTTCCTGTTTGCCAAGCATGCGGCAACCGCGCTCAAGGTGGCCCGGGGAGCCATCGTCAATATCGCCTCGACCCGCGCCCTGATGTCGGAGGCCGATACCGAGGCCTATGCCGCCTCCAAGGGCGGCATCGTGGCCTTGAGCCATGCGCTTGCCGTCAGCCTGGGGCCCGAGGTCAGGGTCAATTGTGTCAGTCCCGGCTGGATCGACGTCTCAGCGACCCGGCCCGGCGGCCCGATCCGGCTTTCCACCGAGGATCACGCCCAGCATCCGGCGGGCCGCGTGGGTTCGCCCGAGGATGTGGCGGACGCGGTTCTCTACCTGGCCGGGGCCGGGTTCGTCACCGGCGCCAACCTGGTGATCGACGGCGGCATGACCCGCAAGATGATCTACGTTTGA
- a CDS encoding TRAP transporter substrate-binding protein, with protein sequence MKRRQFLKAAAAVGTVAGATSQFPAPAIAKNAIEWRMVTPWPRNTPGVGVNAQRLADKITEMSGGRLGVKLFAAGELVPAFECFDAVQTGTADMAHGSPYFWQGKSQAMHFFTGVPFGVTAWEMSAWIHFAGGQALWDELYGKFGLKPFYAGSSGVQAGGWFRKEIKSLDDLKGLKMRIAGLGGAVMRKLGTQVVLTPPGEIFPAMQSGVVDAAEWVGPWNDLAFGLHKIAKHYYAPSFHEGSAALECIVDKAKFEALPVDLQKIIEYAAAASAEESLADFTAHNARFLQTLVKEHGVQLHTWPEDVVKALGKAAKEVLAELAATDEMVGKVSKSYMAYLAEAREWSRWSDQLYLAMRETAFGA encoded by the coding sequence GTGAAACGTCGTCAGTTCCTGAAGGCCGCGGCCGCCGTCGGGACGGTAGCGGGTGCCACATCGCAATTTCCGGCTCCGGCCATCGCCAAGAACGCCATCGAATGGCGCATGGTCACGCCATGGCCCCGCAACACGCCCGGCGTCGGCGTCAACGCGCAGCGGCTGGCCGACAAGATCACCGAGATGAGCGGCGGCCGCCTGGGCGTCAAGCTGTTCGCCGCCGGCGAACTGGTCCCCGCCTTCGAATGCTTCGATGCCGTGCAGACCGGCACCGCCGACATGGCGCACGGCTCGCCCTATTTCTGGCAGGGCAAAAGCCAGGCCATGCACTTTTTCACCGGCGTGCCGTTCGGCGTCACCGCCTGGGAAATGAGCGCCTGGATTCATTTCGCCGGCGGCCAGGCCTTGTGGGACGAGCTTTACGGCAAGTTCGGCCTGAAACCCTTCTACGCGGGCAGCAGTGGCGTGCAGGCCGGCGGCTGGTTCCGCAAGGAGATCAAGAGCCTGGATGACTTGAAGGGCCTGAAGATGCGGATCGCCGGCCTGGGCGGCGCGGTGATGCGCAAGCTGGGAACCCAGGTGGTGCTGACGCCTCCGGGCGAGATCTTCCCGGCCATGCAGTCCGGCGTGGTCGACGCCGCCGAGTGGGTCGGCCCGTGGAACGACCTGGCCTTCGGGCTTCATAAGATCGCCAAGCATTATTACGCGCCCTCCTTCCATGAAGGCTCGGCGGCGCTGGAATGCATCGTCGACAAGGCCAAGTTCGAGGCGCTGCCGGTCGATCTTCAGAAGATCATCGAATACGCCGCGGCCGCCTCGGCCGAGGAGTCGCTGGCCGACTTCACGGCGCACAACGCCCGCTTCCTGCAAACGCTGGTCAAGGAGCACGGCGTGCAGCTCCACACCTGGCCCGAGGACGTGGTCAAGGCGCTGGGCAAGGCCGCCAAGGAAGTGCTGGCCGAACTGGCCGCCACCGACGAGATGGTCGGCAAGGTCAGCAAGTCCTACATGGCCTACCTTGCCGAAGCGCGCGAATGGAGCCGGTGGAGCGACCAGCTCTACCTCGCCATGCGCGAGACGGCGTTCGGGGCATAG
- a CDS encoding hydrogenase maturation protease, which yields MRYLLVGYGNPLRSDDGVGPVVARRFLDEAEALMGAAAKEVRVVAVPQLVPELAEAFSEAERVVLVDASRGDAPGAVRVRRVEPSTASGEPMIHAYDPSTLATWAAKLYGRAPEMHVVAVGAETFAFGEGLSPDVAAAVPEILSTVAGLFREGRPGGAEAP from the coding sequence GTGAGGTACCTGTTGGTCGGATACGGCAATCCCTTGCGGAGCGACGACGGGGTCGGTCCCGTCGTCGCGCGGCGCTTCCTCGATGAGGCCGAGGCCCTGATGGGGGCGGCGGCCAAGGAAGTGCGGGTGGTCGCCGTTCCCCAATTGGTTCCCGAACTGGCCGAGGCCTTCTCCGAGGCCGAACGGGTGGTGCTGGTCGACGCCTCGCGCGGCGATGCCCCGGGCGCCGTCCGCGTGCGGCGGGTCGAGCCCTCGACGGCAAGCGGCGAGCCGATGATCCACGCCTACGACCCCTCGACCCTGGCGACCTGGGCGGCCAAGCTGTATGGCCGGGCGCCCGAGATGCATGTCGTCGCCGTCGGCGCCGAGACCTTCGCCTTCGGCGAGGGACTGTCGCCCGATGTCGCCGCCGCCGTTCCCGAAATTCTCAGCACCGTTGCCGGCCTGTTTCGCGAAGGCCGGCCCGGCGGCGCGGAAGCCCCATAA
- a CDS encoding Ni/Fe hydrogenase subunit alpha, with translation MREIIIDPVTRIEGHAKITIHLDDAGKVEDARLHVTQVRGFEKFCEGRPFYEMPSLMARICGICPISHLLASAKACDALMAVRIPRTGAKLRYVVHLGQMIQSHALSFFHLSAPDLLLGMDHDPATRNIMGLIDKSPELAKQGIALRKFGQQVIEWLARERVHPSWIVPGGVNAPLDPEVRTRILMGIPEAMKIAENALSVLKSVVGNFAAEIESFGNFDSLHMGTVDREGALDFYDGGLRFKDAKGKIAADHVAAEDYAKFIGEAVVPWSYLKMPYYKPIGYPDGLYRVGPLGRLNVIERCGTPKADKELKAFRKAYGAVAKSSFLFHYARLIEIIFSLEKLEELLNEPDILDTRVRAEAGPNCNEGVGICEAPRGTLIHHYKIDDNGLVTWANLIIATGNNNLAMNKSIKQVSQAFVDGNNLKEGMLNRVEAVVRAYDPCLSCSTHALGQMPMQIDLVSPTGEVLDQVSRTSAM, from the coding sequence ATGCGTGAGATCATCATCGATCCCGTGACCCGTATCGAGGGCCACGCCAAGATCACCATCCATCTCGACGACGCCGGCAAGGTCGAGGACGCCCGCCTGCACGTCACCCAGGTGCGCGGCTTCGAAAAGTTCTGCGAAGGCCGGCCGTTCTACGAGATGCCCTCGCTGATGGCCCGCATCTGCGGCATCTGCCCGATCAGCCACCTGCTGGCCTCGGCCAAGGCATGCGACGCCCTGATGGCGGTGCGTATTCCCCGGACCGGCGCCAAGCTGCGCTACGTTGTCCATCTGGGCCAGATGATCCAGTCCCACGCGCTGAGCTTCTTCCACCTGTCGGCGCCGGACCTGTTGCTGGGCATGGACCACGACCCGGCGACCCGCAACATCATGGGCCTCATCGACAAGAGCCCGGAACTGGCCAAGCAGGGCATCGCGTTGCGCAAGTTCGGCCAGCAGGTCATCGAATGGCTGGCCCGCGAGCGCGTTCATCCGTCGTGGATCGTGCCGGGCGGCGTCAATGCCCCGCTCGACCCCGAGGTGCGCACCCGCATCCTGATGGGCATCCCCGAGGCGATGAAGATCGCCGAGAACGCGCTCTCCGTGCTCAAGTCGGTGGTCGGCAACTTCGCTGCCGAGATCGAGAGCTTCGGCAACTTCGATTCGCTCCACATGGGTACGGTCGACCGTGAGGGGGCGCTCGATTTCTATGACGGCGGCCTACGCTTCAAGGACGCCAAGGGCAAGATCGCGGCCGATCACGTGGCGGCCGAGGACTACGCCAAGTTCATCGGCGAAGCGGTGGTGCCGTGGTCCTACCTCAAGATGCCCTACTACAAGCCGATCGGCTATCCCGACGGGCTCTATCGGGTGGGGCCGCTGGGGCGCCTCAACGTGATCGAGCGTTGCGGCACGCCGAAGGCGGACAAGGAGCTCAAGGCCTTCCGCAAGGCCTACGGCGCCGTCGCCAAAAGCTCGTTCCTGTTCCATTACGCCCGGCTCATCGAGATCATCTTCTCGCTGGAGAAGCTGGAAGAACTGCTGAACGAGCCGGACATCCTGGACACCCGGGTGCGTGCCGAGGCGGGTCCCAACTGCAACGAGGGCGTCGGCATCTGCGAGGCGCCGCGCGGCACCCTGATCCATCACTACAAGATCGACGACAACGGCCTCGTCACCTGGGCCAACCTGATCATCGCCACCGGCAACAACAACCTGGCGATGAACAAAAGCATCAAGCAGGTGAGTCAGGCCTTCGTTGACGGCAACAACCTCAAGGAGGGCATGTTGAACCGCGTCGAGGCGGTGGTCAGGGCCTACGACCCATGTCTCAGCTGCTCGACGCACGCCCTGGGCCAGATGCCCATGCAGATCGACCTGGTGTCGCCCACGGGCGAGGTCCTCGATCAGGTCAGCCGGACGTCCGCGATGTGA
- a CDS encoding NADH-quinone oxidoreductase subunit B family protein, whose translation MKKVRLATTWLDGCSGCHMSLLDIDEGILKVAELAEIVYGPLVDIKEFPENVDVTLVEGAVSSVEDLEKVRIIRERSRIVVSLGDCAVTSNVPSMRNQCGVPAILERAYLENAATDAQIPNQVVPQLLPISRPLHDVIKVDVFIPGCPPSASTILNCVAELCAGRMPEPSLRYKFG comes from the coding sequence ATGAAGAAGGTAAGACTGGCGACCACCTGGCTCGACGGCTGCTCGGGCTGTCACATGTCGCTTCTGGACATCGACGAGGGCATCCTCAAGGTGGCCGAATTGGCCGAGATCGTCTACGGGCCGCTGGTCGACATCAAGGAATTCCCCGAGAACGTTGACGTCACCCTCGTCGAGGGCGCGGTCAGCAGCGTCGAGGACCTGGAAAAGGTGCGCATCATCCGCGAGCGTTCGCGCATCGTGGTGTCGCTGGGCGACTGTGCCGTGACCAGCAACGTGCCCTCGATGCGCAACCAGTGCGGGGTGCCGGCCATCCTGGAGCGCGCCTACCTGGAGAACGCGGCGACCGACGCCCAGATCCCCAATCAGGTGGTGCCGCAACTGCTGCCGATCTCGCGGCCGCTCCACGACGTCATCAAGGTCGACGTCTTCATTCCGGGCTGCCCGCCCTCCGCGAGCACGATTTTGAACTGCGTGGCCGAACTGTGCGCCGGCCGCATGCCGGAGCCGAGCCTCCGCTACAAGTTCGGTTGA
- the hoxU gene encoding bidirectional hydrogenase complex protein HoxU: MPKQVKLKIDGEYVNATEGESVLDAAKANGKFIPSLCHFQGLSGVGACRLCMVEIAGGARPLPACTTPVQEGMVINTVSERLSKYRRMIIELLLSERNHVCAVCVSNGHCELQDMASRLGVTHSSYPYRYPRLPVDASHPRFVLDHNRCILCSRCVRVCAEIEGANTWNIVSRGVKSMVAADLNEPWGEAESCTRCGKCVEACPTGALVVKGKAVEEMVKRTQGVSRLATARGGSR, translated from the coding sequence GTGCCCAAGCAAGTGAAGCTCAAGATCGACGGCGAATACGTCAACGCGACCGAAGGCGAGAGCGTGCTGGACGCGGCCAAGGCCAACGGAAAGTTCATTCCGTCGCTGTGCCATTTCCAGGGACTGTCGGGGGTCGGGGCCTGCCGGCTGTGCATGGTCGAGATCGCCGGAGGCGCCCGGCCGCTGCCGGCCTGCACCACGCCGGTGCAGGAAGGCATGGTCATCAACACGGTGTCCGAGCGGCTCAGCAAATACCGGCGGATGATCATCGAGCTGCTGCTCTCCGAGCGCAATCACGTGTGCGCCGTCTGCGTGTCGAACGGCCATTGCGAGCTGCAGGATATGGCGAGCCGCCTCGGCGTCACCCATTCGTCCTATCCGTACCGCTATCCGCGGCTGCCGGTGGACGCCTCGCATCCGCGCTTCGTGCTCGACCACAACCGCTGCATCCTGTGCTCGCGGTGCGTCCGGGTGTGCGCCGAGATCGAGGGGGCGAATACCTGGAACATCGTCTCGCGCGGCGTCAAGTCGATGGTCGCCGCCGATCTCAACGAGCCGTGGGGCGAAGCCGAGTCGTGCACCCGTTGCGGCAAGTGCGTCGAGGCCTGCCCGACCGGCGCGCTGGTCGTCAAGGGCAAGGCGGTCGAGGAAATGGTCAAGCGCACCCAGGGGGTTTCCCGCCTGGCGACGGCGCGTGGAGGATCCCGATGA
- a CDS encoding FAD-dependent oxidoreductase, with product MMKIQDLETLNAVRQKGLAKFKPARPRIAVGLGTCGIGNGAEDVYQAFASAIEARGVDIQIARVGCFGFCAEETLVNIAIPGKPLVILNRVKARDADAIVADIHAGTVATARALCKIESWDHLTGVVDYGEGFPEIPKWNEIDFYKGQKKIVLRNCGLIDPEDIEEYIAIGGYRALLRTLRNGEPERVIEELKTAKLRGRGGAGFLVATKWDFMRKAGAGEKYVICNADEGDPGAYMNRNEIESDPHSLLEGMIIGAYTMGATDGIVYVRAEYPLAVHRLEKAIAQAHAYGLLGENILGSGFSFHLSLVEGAGAFVCGEETAMIASLEGRAGRPRPRPPYPAEKGLWGKPTNINNVETWFNVPVIVNNGGAWFTQIGTDRSPGTKVFSLVGKVKNTGLVEAPLGTPLKSFVYDMGGGTGTGKNVKALQTGGPSGGCLPVDMFDTPVDYEALAQLGAIMGSGGMVVMDEDNCMVDVARYFIEFTHSESCGKCVPCRVGLDQSLRILNKVTKGQATSADLDMLEDLGPMIRDVSLCGLGQTAPNPVLTTLRYFRDEFEDHIHERKCAAGVCEDLFLSPCENSCPLHMNIPRFIQLYKENRLEDAFESVILDNPLPGSTGRVCQHPCDDRCRRAGIDDAVNMREVHRFIADNAYGTEIETNVMKRLLDRRLPDSGKKVAVVGAGPTGLAAAFYLALLGHKVTVFDENSEPGGMLRFALPEYRLPKAVVAREVNFIKKLGVSFVCNTRIGVDKTPQSLSKEFDSVFLALGTWEASPIDLPGVQCQGVHHALHFLDAIAHAKDVRIGQKVVVVGGGNAAIDSARTAARMGADVTVVYRRQRQDMPAIPEEVDEAYEEGVKFVYLCAPHRIISDGQGGVKAIEVQKTTLGEFGVTGRRRPVPTDEVMRMSCDTIILAIGERVDTVFTGGSQLELKRDGTIKVDRHSSETNLLNVFAGGDVVTGASNVSNAMSHGKRAAEMIDLKLTGEHRFARLFQAFTYGQVPPAEPAAGDRNTSPLLTPLQRKSTFDEVMLGFSPEQVRHEAERCLRCDAKGECVGIAAE from the coding sequence ATGATGAAGATCCAGGATTTGGAAACCCTCAACGCGGTCCGTCAGAAGGGCCTTGCCAAGTTCAAGCCGGCCCGCCCGCGCATCGCCGTCGGCCTTGGCACCTGCGGCATCGGCAACGGCGCCGAGGACGTCTATCAGGCCTTCGCCAGCGCCATCGAGGCGCGCGGCGTCGACATCCAGATAGCCCGCGTCGGCTGCTTCGGCTTCTGCGCCGAGGAAACGCTGGTCAACATCGCCATTCCCGGCAAGCCGCTGGTCATTCTGAACCGGGTCAAGGCGCGCGACGCCGATGCCATCGTCGCCGACATCCATGCCGGAACCGTTGCCACCGCCCGGGCGCTGTGCAAGATCGAATCGTGGGACCATCTGACCGGCGTCGTCGACTACGGCGAAGGCTTCCCCGAGATCCCGAAGTGGAACGAGATCGATTTCTACAAGGGCCAGAAGAAGATCGTGCTGCGCAACTGCGGCCTGATCGATCCCGAGGATATCGAGGAATACATCGCCATCGGCGGCTACCGGGCGCTGCTTCGCACCCTTCGCAACGGCGAGCCCGAGCGGGTGATCGAGGAGTTGAAGACCGCCAAGCTGCGCGGCCGCGGCGGCGCCGGCTTCCTGGTCGCCACCAAGTGGGACTTCATGCGCAAGGCCGGGGCCGGCGAGAAATACGTCATCTGCAACGCCGACGAGGGCGATCCCGGCGCCTACATGAACCGCAACGAGATCGAGTCCGACCCTCATTCCCTGCTCGAAGGCATGATCATCGGCGCCTACACGATGGGCGCCACCGACGGCATCGTTTACGTGCGGGCCGAATATCCGCTGGCCGTGCATCGGCTGGAGAAGGCCATCGCCCAGGCCCACGCCTATGGCCTGCTGGGCGAGAACATCCTGGGCAGCGGCTTTTCCTTCCACCTGTCGCTGGTCGAAGGGGCCGGCGCCTTCGTGTGCGGCGAGGAGACGGCGATGATCGCCTCCCTCGAAGGCCGGGCCGGCCGCCCGCGCCCGCGGCCGCCCTATCCGGCCGAGAAGGGCCTGTGGGGCAAGCCCACCAACATCAACAACGTCGAAACCTGGTTCAACGTGCCGGTCATCGTGAATAACGGTGGCGCCTGGTTCACCCAGATCGGCACCGACCGCAGCCCCGGCACCAAGGTCTTCTCGCTGGTCGGCAAGGTCAAGAATACCGGCCTTGTCGAAGCGCCGCTGGGCACCCCGCTCAAGTCCTTCGTCTACGACATGGGCGGCGGCACCGGCACCGGCAAGAACGTCAAGGCCCTGCAGACGGGTGGGCCATCGGGCGGCTGCCTGCCGGTCGACATGTTCGATACCCCGGTCGACTACGAGGCCCTGGCGCAACTGGGCGCCATCATGGGCTCGGGTGGCATGGTGGTGATGGACGAAGACAACTGCATGGTCGACGTCGCCCGCTATTTCATCGAGTTCACTCATTCGGAATCGTGCGGCAAGTGCGTGCCCTGCCGCGTCGGGCTCGACCAGTCGCTGCGCATCCTCAACAAGGTGACTAAGGGCCAGGCCACGTCGGCCGACCTCGACATGCTGGAAGACCTGGGGCCGATGATCCGCGACGTCTCGCTGTGCGGCCTGGGCCAGACGGCCCCCAATCCGGTGCTGACCACGCTGCGCTATTTCCGCGACGAGTTCGAGGACCACATCCACGAGCGCAAATGCGCCGCCGGCGTCTGCGAGGACCTGTTCCTGAGCCCATGCGAGAACAGCTGCCCGCTGCACATGAACATCCCGCGCTTCATCCAGCTTTATAAGGAGAACCGGCTGGAGGACGCCTTCGAGTCGGTCATTCTCGACAACCCGCTGCCGGGTTCCACGGGGCGCGTCTGCCAGCATCCGTGCGACGACCGCTGCCGGCGGGCCGGCATCGACGATGCCGTGAACATGCGTGAGGTGCATCGCTTCATCGCCGATAACGCCTATGGTACCGAAATCGAGACCAACGTCATGAAGCGCCTGCTCGACCGCCGGCTGCCCGACTCGGGCAAGAAGGTGGCGGTGGTGGGGGCCGGGCCGACCGGCCTCGCGGCGGCCTTCTATCTGGCGCTCCTCGGCCACAAGGTGACGGTGTTCGACGAGAATTCGGAACCGGGCGGCATGCTGCGCTTCGCGTTGCCCGAATACCGCCTGCCCAAGGCGGTGGTCGCCCGCGAGGTGAACTTCATCAAGAAGCTGGGGGTGTCGTTCGTCTGCAACACCCGCATCGGCGTCGACAAGACCCCGCAGTCGCTCTCCAAGGAGTTCGACTCGGTGTTCCTGGCGCTCGGCACCTGGGAGGCCTCGCCCATCGATCTGCCGGGCGTGCAGTGCCAGGGCGTGCACCACGCATTGCACTTCCTGGACGCCATCGCCCACGCCAAGGACGTCCGCATCGGCCAGAAGGTGGTCGTCGTCGGCGGCGGCAATGCGGCCATCGATTCGGCGCGCACGGCGGCCCGCATGGGGGCCGACGTCACCGTCGTCTACCGTCGTCAGCGCCAGGACATGCCGGCCATCCCCGAGGAGGTCGACGAGGCTTACGAGGAAGGCGTCAAGTTCGTCTACCTATGCGCCCCGCACCGCATCATCTCCGACGGCCAGGGCGGCGTGAAGGCGATCGAGGTGCAGAAGACCACGCTGGGCGAGTTCGGCGTGACCGGCCGTCGGCGGCCGGTGCCGACCGACGAGGTCATGCGCATGTCGTGCGACACCATCATCCTGGCCATCGGCGAGCGGGTCGACACCGTGTTCACCGGCGGCTCGCAGCTCGAGCTCAAGCGCGACGGCACCATCAAGGTCGACCGCCATTCCTCGGAAACAAACCTGCTCAACGTGTTCGCCGGCGGCGACGTGGTGACCGGGGCGTCGAACGTGTCGAACGCCATGTCGCACGGCAAGCGGGCGGCCGAGATGATCGACCTCAAGCTGACCGGCGAGCATCGCTTCGCCCGCCTGTTCCAGGCCTTCACCTACGGCCAGGTGCCGCCGGCCGAGCCGGCTGCCGGCGACCGCAACACCTCGCCGCTGCTGACGCCGTTGCAGCGCAAGAGCACCTTCGACGAGGTCATGCTGGGCTTCTCGCCCGAGCAGGTCCGCCATGAGGCCGAGCGCTGCCTCAGGTGCGACGCCAAGGGCGAATGCGTCGGCATTGCGGCCGAGTGA
- a CDS encoding NADH-quinone oxidoreductase subunit NuoE family protein, which produces MLDVKERPQTEVEDQAFIDGVIAEYAGKPGGILSILERVQERNRHKYLSADALRWVARKTGEPLSRIYSVATFYSFFNLDPQGDHTVCICRGTACHTRGSRDLLNNAKLILGIREDPNGGADKLSLTTPDKKFTVRTVACFGQCALAPVVEVDREIFGRMNERELRKVIDRVDQKGTK; this is translated from the coding sequence ATGCTGGATGTCAAGGAAAGACCGCAGACCGAAGTCGAAGACCAGGCTTTCATCGACGGGGTCATTGCCGAATACGCTGGGAAACCCGGCGGAATCCTCAGCATTCTCGAACGGGTGCAGGAGCGCAACCGGCACAAATACCTGTCGGCCGACGCGCTCCGGTGGGTGGCCCGCAAGACCGGGGAGCCGCTGTCGCGCATCTACAGCGTGGCGACCTTCTATTCCTTCTTCAACCTGGACCCCCAGGGCGACCACACGGTGTGCATCTGCCGCGGCACGGCCTGCCACACCCGCGGGTCGCGCGATCTGCTGAACAACGCCAAGCTCATCCTGGGCATCCGCGAGGACCCCAACGGCGGCGCCGACAAACTGTCGCTGACCACGCCCGACAAGAAATTCACGGTCCGCACGGTGGCCTGCTTCGGCCAGTGCGCGCTGGCGCCGGTGGTCGAGGTCGATCGCGAGATCTTCGGCCGCATGAACGAGCGTGAGCTGCGCAAGGTGATCGACCGCGTCGATCAAAAGGGAACGAAATGA
- a CDS encoding LysE family translocator, with amino-acid sequence MISGHDLMIFLGASILLNLSPGPDTLYVLTRTLAQGRRIGFLSSFGVCTGALVHVAAAALGLSVVLATSAVAFTVVKVAGAAYLVYLGARMLLSRDGIAVEAGRPVAPASGWKVFRQGILIDVLNPKAALFFMAFLPQFVVPGTGHATAQFFALGLIVIAIALVWEGILVLFATLLSARLRANQAVSRWLNRTLGGVFVALGIRLALERN; translated from the coding sequence ATGATTTCCGGCCACGACCTGATGATCTTCCTGGGCGCCAGCATCCTGCTCAACCTGTCGCCCGGCCCCGACACCCTCTACGTGCTGACCCGCACGCTGGCCCAGGGGCGCCGCATCGGCTTCCTGTCGTCCTTCGGCGTCTGCACAGGGGCGCTGGTGCACGTCGCCGCCGCCGCGTTGGGCCTTTCCGTGGTGCTGGCCACTTCGGCCGTCGCCTTTACCGTGGTGAAGGTGGCGGGCGCCGCCTACCTGGTCTACCTCGGCGCTCGCATGCTGCTGTCCAGGGACGGCATCGCCGTTGAGGCCGGCCGCCCGGTCGCCCCGGCCAGCGGCTGGAAAGTGTTCCGCCAAGGCATCCTGATCGACGTGCTCAACCCCAAGGCAGCACTGTTCTTCATGGCCTTCCTGCCGCAGTTCGTGGTTCCCGGCACCGGGCACGCCACGGCGCAGTTCTTCGCGCTCGGCCTCATCGTCATCGCCATCGCCCTGGTGTGGGAGGGCATCCTGGTGCTGTTCGCCACCCTGCTGAGCGCGAGGCTGCGCGCCAACCAGGCAGTGTCGCGCTGGCTGAACCGCACCCTGGGCGGCGTCTTCGTCGCCCTCGGCATCCGCCTGGCGCTCGAGCGGAATTGA